ccccaaatatgggagggagcatactgcttctttTTCAACTTTCAGTCCCGATCCAGGAGCCCTTGCAACTATTTCCTGCTTACGGTTCTTGAGAGCTGTGACCTGTAATCTTACTTTGTAAAATTAAGGAATATCTTGCATGGTTCAAAAGTGATAGATTAAGTCAAGCGGTTTCTAATGTATAATGTTGAGGGCTGTTTTGTAAGCAAACATACATTCAATTCGATCCCAATAATTCATAGGGGAATATAATACAGAACTCAGTAGCACTTGGTCTACGTGTTAGCTTTGATCAAACTTTTAAATCAAGCCAGGATTGGTGGAAGTACGCATGCCATAATCCAGGATTTACAAACCATCAATGCCTACTGCATGCCACAAAAAAACCGCATTAGGGCTAGGTGCAACGTATCTTcttgttatttgtttttatttgtatttatatcccgcccttctccgaagactcagggcagcttacacagtgttaagcaatagtcttcatccttttgtatattatatacaaagtcaacttattgtccccaacaatctgggtcctcattttacctaccttataaaggatggaaggctgagtcaaccttgggcctggtggggcttgaacctgcagtaattgcaagcagctgctgttaataacagactgtcttaccagtctgagctaccagaggcccttattcaaaacaatcattagattTCTTTAATGAAGTTACCCTGTGAGGCTGAAAACAGAAGTTTTCCATGTTTCATAGCTGCAAACGATGAAAACCCAGTGTTATCTTAAAGTAGATACTGAAATGTAGTTCTAATGACATTTTTAGCGAACCCATGCAGTTCTCTTTAGCAAAACAACAAACCTTCAGATAAATGGAAAAGCAAAAATGCTACCACCGTATCCTACCTAGACAAAGAATGTGGCTGTACTGTAGCTTCTCCAAAACCTCTTCTCACTCTAAATTTCCTTTCTTCTATAGCGCTTCCATGGATCAGTGAAAACTCAGGGAGGGTCCttaaattcagaataacagagtcggaagggaccttgaagatcttctaatccaaacttttgctcaagcaggaaaccacagtgctgggtttctaccagttcaaaccggttcgggcgaactggtagtggcagcagcaggaagctccgcccacccacctggatgtcatcatggacactctgctcatgcgcagaaggttctaggCATGCATGAGAGAGAAGCAAGCATGTGCACACAGGCTCACATttacaaaccggtagcgaaggtaagtggaacctgcTACTGGAAAATCCTGTACCATTTGAGATaagtggttgcccaatctctccttaaatcttccagtgttgaagcacccacattctggaggcaagttcttccactaaTTAATCGTTCTTAATCTAAGAAAATTCCTTCTTAGTTCtagcttggttctctccttgataagttttcatccagtgtttcttgtcctgccttcaggtgtttttgggaataggttgacctcctgttctttgtggcagcccctcaaatattagaacactcctatcatgtcaTCCCCAATCGTTCTTTTcgttagactagatatacccaattcctgaaactgttcttcctatgttttagccttcacatacataaaggtaaaggttcccctcgcgcatacatgctaatcgttcccgactctagggggtggtgctcatctccatttcaaagccgaagagccagcgttgtccgaagacgtctccatgatcatctggttggcatgactcaatgccaaaggcgcatggaatgctgttaccttcccaccaaaggtggtccttattttttctacttgcatttttacatgctttcgaactgctaggttggcagaagctgggacaagtaacgggagctcaccccactacagggcagcactaggaattcaaacggctgaactgccgacctttcgatcgacaagctcagtgccttagcccctgagccactgcgtcccttatcacatacacacatacatacacaaacacaaaatcatcTTTGTCTATTCAcactgggttggtttttttttgacatTCATCTATTCACATTGGTTTTAGGTAAAGGGAATCAAAAGAGAATTTGGACCCATCTCAGAAAAACAATTTGGAGAACACTGGGCAAAGGTGAAATAATCCCAAAAAGCCATCATCCAGAAACAGATCTTTACATGTCCCCAAGGATAATTGTTTTTGACATGAAGGGGTTCCATGTAGCTCCACTTGGATTAACCACATCAGGAATTAGTCTACAAGGAAGAATGACCCTACTTAGTATAACATATCAGAAGAAGCTTGCTCTGGTTCAAACCATCAGGTTTTAACTTCTCTTCGATTTTAATAGAAAGAACGGAAACTGATAAAAGGGTGCTCATCtataattaaaagaagaaggaagattgGAGATTAATACTTTCAcattgtttttagaatagaattattattggccaactgtgattggacacacaaggaatttgtcttggcgcatacgctctcagtgtacataaaagaaaagataccttcatcaaggtacaacatttacaacacaaatgatggtcatagggtacaatttaacacttaatgataatcataggaacGGACTGATGACAAACTGGACCACAGTAAGGGAATTCATATTGTTGGGGCTGACTGATAATTTCCCCCTTGAAGTTAGcctttttctcctcctgtttGGGATTTATCTTTTGACTTTAATAGGAAACGCGGTGATTATCATTATCACCCAGGTGAATGTTCAACTTTGCAGCCCAATTTACTTCTTCCTCCGACATTTGGCATGGGTAGATATTGGGTATATGAGTACTGTAATTCCCAAAGCGCTGGTCAGCATAGCTACTGGTAGTAAGAGCATCTCTTTAGCTGGTTGCTTCATACAGATATTTCTTTATTTGGTCCTTGGTTCCACTGAATTCTTTCTACTGGCCGCAATGTCTGTTGATCGATACATAGCCATCTGCAACCCTCTTCACTACCCAACCATCATGAATAACCGAGTCTGCTCATTATTGGTATTGTGTTGCTTGGCAGGGGGGATATCAATAATTCTAGTTGTATGCATTCCTTTATTTCTGATGCCCTTTTGTGGTCCCAACGTCATGAATCATTTCTTTTGTGACAATGGACCCCTAATGAAATGTGTTGACACCAGCTTCCTAGAAATGATCGATTTTGTAGTTGCCGTATTCTTTCTGCTTGGGACCTTAAGTGTCAACATCGGGTCTTACGTCAAAATCGTTTCCACCATTCTGCACATCCCATCCaccagagggaggaagaagaccTTCTCCACTTGTGTTTCTCACTTGACCGTGGTCACCATCGCTTACAgcggttgcattttttttttttgtttacatttataccccgcccttctccgaagactcagggcggcttacagtgtataaggcaatagtctcattctatttgtatatttttacaaagtcaacttattgcccccccaacaatctgggtcctcattttacctaccttataaaggatggaaggctgagtcaaccttgggccgggctcgaacctgcagtaattgcaggctactgtgttcttaataacaggcttttaccagcgtgagctaaaccggcccagtaCATTTTCACGTACATCAGGCTGAAAGGCACCAGTGGATTGGACTACAACAAAACGGTGGCTCTTCTGAACACTGTTATGGCGCCTCTTCTCATCCCGATTATATATTGTTTGAGGAACAGACAAGTGCAAGATGCTTTGAAGGCTGAACTGAGGCAAAGGGTCGGTTTGGCAAAAAAAATTGAGGCTCTTTTCTACTGAGTAGAAGTTTAGATTTAatgtcttagaacaggggtctccaaccttggtccctttaagacttgtggacttcaactcccagagttcctcagccagctttgctaagtccacaagtcttaaagggaccaaggttggagacccctgtcttagaatgCATTGTTAAAGTATAGCATCTGCTGCCTTCAGGCGTAATAATCACCCAGTGAGGTGCTCTTATAAGGGGACTTGGGAACACATAGAGGATGGGGTAATCAGGGATTGAAACATGACATCAAAGGCAGAATCCCTGAAAAATtgtatcgtgtcccactccccctccaacgaccgggtctgggaagtctgtatcaagcatggccatgaagcctctgcagctttgccaaattcctttcagatttctcagggcaggcaggaatccaagttgtgacttcagcaaaccagatgagactttgcttgactcaaagttgcttgactcaagctgatcctttatataggctgtggggtgtggctccatgactcagcacttatccaggcctgcccctcccttccttctgctgatgtcgcctctcagatctctggaagtggggatccgtccactgtggattcccttcctctgaatctgctgccggtaattctagcacatggctggctccctgctcacacgctgtaggagtgaggtttgtttgttcattcctgacattctgtccaggcatggtgccagggctgggggctggaggcatgccaggccattcctcttcattatcagactctgaatctgatagcaggcccgggaggaggcgggaggggccaggctgaggagaggagggaggacaaggcacaacaaatTGGTTGCTAGTGAAGGACCCTGGAAAAAGACAATTGTCCACCTCTTCTCGTTGTCAATTTACAAAACATATCTGGTTGCACATTATGTGATCTAAGAGGCATGAGAGCTTTACctaatgcagggatgtcaaactcccagcctgcggGCCGATACGTCATACGCTGGCCACGCTGATGCCCAgtgagtgaaggggggaaaagtccctatTCATCACATGAGGCCACCaggacgacgtgagtttgacacccctgacctaatgCATCCTCAAAGCTCTTACAATCTTCTGGTAAGAACTTGCAGCTACCCTCTGCTAATTATTTCTTGTGTCTATGTTTTATTAGTAGGTCATTTATGTAGTCGACATATGTGAATTATATGCAATACTATACAATTAGAGATTTGATTTTGGTTCACATATGGAGTCAGTGTTTGTGAATGTGGATATTCCTCTTGAAGTATTATTCCAACTAGAATAACAGAAGTGGGGAATGGAGTTCTGTgagggcctttggtggctcaacagactaagtagtctgttattaacacagctgcttgaaattactgaaagttcaagtcccaccaggcccaaggctgactcagccttccatcctttataagataggtaaaatggggacccagattgttgggggcaataaaagttgagtttgtatataatatacaaatggatgaagactattgcttaacacaatgtaagccgccctgagtcttcggagaagggtgggatataaattcaaattaaaaaaaaaatatggaatatcATCAGGCAATGATCCTGAATAAACCTAAATATAACAGAAAATGCATAGTGAatgaatagaatatagaacagaacagaacagaacagaacagaacagaatagaatagaatagaattttttattggaatttgtctttggtgcataggctctcagtgtacataaaagaaaagatacgttcatcaagaaccataaggtacaacacttaatgatagtcatagggtacaaataagcaatcaggaaacaatcaatatcaataaaattgtaaggatacaagcaacaaagttacagtcatacagtcataagtggaaggagatgggtggtgggaatgatgagaagattaatagtagtgcagacttagtaaatagtttgacagtgttaagggaattatttgtttagcagagtgatggcatttggggaaaaacttcttgtgtctattgttctggtgttcagtgctctatagtgtcgttttgaggataggattgAATACTATATATTTAATACTATACAATAAATAATATGATTTTAGTTCACATATGGCAagtgtgaaatgctcccagttcggaccggctcacgcgatctggtagacactctcactaatgtactaacatccaatggattccaaagaaataagattaccaaactaatccataaagaaacccccactaaaatccaagacagagaacaagaaaacggcaaagccctcctcccatatataaaagataccacagacagaatcagcaagatcctccacaaacacaacatcaagacagcattccgcaaaccaaaaaatatccaccctcTTAAGaagccccaaagacaaaattgagttagaaaatcaaggagtatatgaaatcccatgcaccacctgcagcaccacatacatcagacaaaccaacagaagaataagtgcacgcattgaagaacataagaactcagtcaaaaaagaggagccaacttcttccctggtccaacaccttaaagccacaggacataaaatttattttaaaaagaccagaactatcgccaaaactgaacactttaacaacagaataatcagagaagccatcaagatagaaaaatgcccacacatcatgaataaacgagatgatacctcctgcctaccagccatttggaaacccgcccttatcgacaaacgagtccctaacatgaagaatgacgcaagacccatactcacgagtgccacacagcatgtcaccaccacacatcaatgtagaaagcaaactcaaacccacactgatgatgaagcatgaccacggaccagaagccagaccgcagctgcatcattagccatttcaaacccctccaatccatacacgcagcagactgacacccaccatgaagatgtagcacgaccacgaacgcgaagccaaacagcagcaatgcagctcaccaactcaaatccccctgcatctcagaccaacctgagcacaaccaagcccccccaaacagaacacacccccagccaatcagagcacagccaaccccaccatccaatcagagcacagcctaacccccaaccaatcagaacccatctccacccaatcagaacacaacaaccaatcagttcacacccccactagcagttaaaaggaagaaacagctgcgatcacacattcctcctagaagcacgaagctgcaaacacctagcctgaagatgactaatgggatttcgtcgaaacgtcaccaagacacttccaattttacgcgggagaaaaccgaataaccaaagacctacatacaaacacccacgaaaacctcagaaaacatatgttttctgaggtttttgcaggtgtttgtatgtaggtctttggttattcgggttttctcccgcgtaaaattggaagtgtcttggcgatgtttcgatgaagtctcattcgtcatcttcaggcttcagcctgaaatacgaagctgaagcctaaagatgacaaatgagactttgtcaaaacgtcgccaagacacttccaattttactgggagaaaacccgaataaccaaagacctatatatgtatgtatgtatgtgtgtgtgtgtgtgtgtgtgtgtgtgtgtgtatatatatatatatatttgttttctgaggttttcacgggtgtttgtatgtaggtcttcggttattcgggttttttcccgcgtaaaattggaagtgtcttggcgacgtttcgacgaagtctcattcgtcatcttcaggcttcagcttcgtgcttctgggagcaatgtgtgattgcagctgtttctttctttttaactgctagtggggatttgaactgattgggtgggagcttggctatgctctgattggctgggggtgtgttctgtttgggtgggggcttggttgtgctcagattagtctgagttgcagggggatttgagctggtgagctgcactgctgctgtttggcttcgtgttcgtggtcgtgctacatcttcatagtgggtgtcagtctgctgcatgtatggattggaggggtttgaaatggctaatgatgcagctgtggtctggcttctggtccttggtcgtgcttcctgatcagtgtgggtttgggtctgctttctgggtggatgtgtggtggtgacatcctgtgtggacctcgtgagtgtgggtctggtgtcattcctcgtgttaaggactcgtttgtcaataagggcgggtttccaaatggctggtaagcgggaggtatcatctcgtttgttcatgctgtgtgggcgtttttctatctcgatggcttctctgattattctgttgttaaagtgttcagttttggcaatagttctggtctttttaaagtcaatatcgtgtcctgtggctttaaggtgttggatcagggaagaagttggttcctcttttttgactgagtttttgtgttcttcagtgcgtgcacttattcttctgttggtttgtctgatgtatgtggtggggcaggtggtgcatgggatttcataaaCTCTTTGATTTTCTAActgaattttgtctttggggtttcttaggatggtggatatttttcggtttgtgcagaatgctgtcttgatgttgtgtttgtggaggatcttgctgattctgtctgtggtaccttttatatatgggaggagggctttgccgttttcttgttctctgtcttggattttagtgggggtttctttttggattagattggtaatcttatttctttggaatccattggatgttagtacattagtgagagtgtgtagttcggtttttagatgttgttcgtcagctaagcattttgttctggagatgagtgtcttggctatggagttgatctgtgctgggtggtggtgtgagagtgcatgcagatagcggtttgtctGTGTTTCTAATCCATAAacaaacccccattaaaatccaagacagagaacaagaaaacactgAATGCAAATGTTATTTGaatgaatgttgttgttgttgttgttgttgttgttgttgttgttgttgttgttgttgttattattattattattattattattattattattatgaataatGTCACAAAACTATTCGGCTTAggactaaaacaggggtgtcaaacttgcgtcgtcaTGGTAACGtgacgtgacatatcacaacattttccccctttgcagCCTTGGCCTAGAATTTCTGcctttgtcatgtcccactcctccgctgacggccgggtcagggaaatccgaatcaggcgtgcctctgcagctctgccaaagtcctagcaaagtcctcagggcaggcaggagaccagaaagtgacttcagcaagatatgtttagactttgcctgactcagagaatgccagaaagcaggtcctttatataggccatggggtgtggctccatgactcagcacttatccaggcctgcccctcccttccttctgttgcctccgcctatcaagtcttctgacgcgagggtcactccagtcggcagctgttggcaattgacctccctcaggctcacatgctgtggaggagggggaggggtctagttgctccgtttgcctgggcatggagccagagctgggggctggaggtatttcctcctcttcaacctgtctgggcatggagccagggctggggccgggaggcatactagaacattcctccgtgttcggaagcagataagaaggccccggctgtggtgagattgggcgagacacaacagccttCTTTTGTTTATCACAGTTCTTTAGTGCTGGACAGCTACTCACACACCAAGCTATACATGAGACTCACAATAATGTTTCAGAGACACAACAAagtaaagtgagacatttgttaagtgagctttgccccattgtacgaccttccttgccacagttgttaagtgaatccctgcagatgttaagtgagtaacaaggttgttcagtgaatctggcttccccattgactttgcttgtcagaaggtcgcaaaaggggatcgcatgacccagggggccctgcaaccatcataaatatgaaccagttgccaagcatctaaattttgttcatgtgactatggggaagctgcaatggtcataagtgtgaaaaacggtcctaagtcactttttcccgtgctgttgtaatttcgaaccgtcactaaacgaactgttgtaaatcaaggactatctgtattcacttgagtttgttgttgtttttttaagaaaaaaatcatcttcttttaatgatctCATAATTCCTTgcagggtggaatctgggcatcagaatggagctgagtgtttattgaCCGGATGCCCtacctgtcaccaatgtggagttgttgttttcagcagatatattctcgttgtgctttcttttcttttttttaaagaaaaatatctagATAATATGTAATGTTGCAATCATAGAAAGTATGAAGACActatggaaaaaaagaataaagcttAAAATGGCAAAATGGGGTGCCTATTAAATAAACAAGGGtcgctcagtggctaggatgttgagtgtgtcaatcgaaaggtcggcagttcagcggtttgaatccctagtgccgcataacagggtgagctcccgttacttgtcccagctgctgccaacctagcagttcgtaagcatgtaaaaaatgcaaatagaaaaatagggaccaccttcggtgggaaggtaacagcgttccattaaagcctttggcatttagaatagaatagaatagaattttttattggcca
Above is a window of Ahaetulla prasina isolate Xishuangbanna chromosome 4, ASM2864084v1, whole genome shotgun sequence DNA encoding:
- the LOC131197882 gene encoding olfactory receptor 6E1-like, with amino-acid sequence MTNWTTVREFILLGLTDNFPLEVSLFLLLFGIYLLTLIGNAVIIIITQVNVQLCSPIYFFLRHLAWVDIGYMSTVIPKALVSIATGSKSISLAGCFIQIFLYLVLGSTEFFLLAAMSVDRYIAICNPLHYPTIMNNRVCSLLVLCCLAGGISIILVVCIPLFLMPFCGPNVMNHFFCDNGPLMKCVDTSFLEMIDFVVAVFFLLGTLSVNIGSYVKIVSTILHIPSTRGRKKTFSTCVSHLTVVTIAYSGCIFTYIRLKGTSGLDYNKTVALLNTVMAPLLIPIIYCLRNRQVQDALKAELRQRVGLAKKIEALFY